Proteins from one Algicella marina genomic window:
- a CDS encoding DUF3553 domain-containing protein, translated as MTSLLEPGMLVRHPDQPDWGLGQVQSVIGDRITVNFEHQGKTTINSRIIQLEPVWSTG; from the coding sequence ATGACGTCACTTCTCGAACCCGGAATGCTCGTCCGCCATCCCGATCAACCCGATTGGGGCTTGGGTCAGGTCCAGTCGGTCATCGGTGACAGGATTACGGTAAATTTCGAGCATCAGGGCAAAACCACAATCAATTCGCGCATCATTCAGCTCGAACCGGTCTGGAGCACTGGCTGA